In Lachnospiraceae bacterium, one DNA window encodes the following:
- a CDS encoding histidine kinase: MKQYYQGLSLKVKLFVIFLLVIIANFVANLFYRHEVKNLIEFYNVSQTEHYRVNKISVSLKNAKLRLDEYYSIGEEDAADAYEAEKGEVLAFISQLTNERNNPAEWYMIHAITNSAEVFFQKSDITVRKKRGSEDFIYIEYYQASKIQEYLNGYLNEYQNILLEKDGEEYARLERKAANIEAMTRVFLVGSVLISLLAALNLSETVTSPICKLAEYTRKISKGNFELEDIQVASRDEVGELAVAFNRMKDDIRRLIEELNQKSQVEARLHQQELKNIRMDELLKESQLLALQSQINPHFLFNTLNSISRSAQYETPDVTTALIRNLADLFRYNLDHFNRLSTVEEELEIVAKYIYIQQHRFGERIQYAVRVEETDSDYLIPSMTLQPLVENAIIHGIENLEFGGTILVDVSCRGGFLRIRICDNGCGIERERLREIWLGNDEKRRGHTTGIGLSNIAARIGLYPGGVCRLYSSPRYGTIVEILFPQMTEEKNEL; this comes from the coding sequence ATGAAACAGTACTATCAGGGATTGTCATTGAAAGTAAAACTATTTGTGATTTTTCTGTTGGTCATAATCGCCAATTTTGTCGCTAATCTGTTCTATCGTCATGAGGTAAAAAATCTGATTGAATTTTATAATGTCAGTCAGACAGAGCATTACCGTGTTAACAAGATTTCCGTATCTTTAAAAAATGCAAAGTTGAGGCTGGATGAGTATTATTCCATTGGGGAGGAAGATGCTGCAGACGCATATGAGGCAGAAAAAGGAGAAGTATTGGCTTTTATTAGCCAATTGACTAATGAGCGGAACAATCCGGCGGAATGGTATATGATTCATGCTATCACTAATTCAGCGGAGGTCTTTTTTCAGAAAAGTGATATTACAGTCCGCAAAAAACGTGGCAGTGAGGATTTTATTTATATAGAATATTATCAGGCATCGAAAATCCAGGAATATTTAAATGGATACCTGAATGAATATCAGAATATCCTTCTGGAAAAAGATGGGGAAGAATATGCACGGCTGGAGAGGAAGGCCGCCAATATAGAGGCTATGACCAGGGTATTTTTGGTCGGAAGTGTTCTCATCAGTCTTTTGGCAGCGCTTAATCTGTCAGAGACGGTGACAAGTCCGATATGCAAATTGGCAGAATATACCCGGAAAATTTCAAAGGGTAACTTTGAACTGGAAGACATTCAGGTGGCAAGCCGGGATGAGGTGGGGGAACTGGCTGTGGCGTTTAATAGAATGAAGGATGACATCCGCCGCCTGATTGAAGAACTGAATCAAAAATCCCAGGTGGAAGCCAGGCTCCATCAGCAGGAACTGAAAAATATCCGCATGGATGAACTTTTGAAGGAGTCGCAACTTTTAGCCCTTCAGTCCCAGATTAATCCTCATTTCCTGTTTAATACTTTAAACTCCATCTCACGTTCGGCTCAGTACGAGACACCGGATGTGACAACGGCATTGATTCGTAATCTGGCAGACTTGTTCCGGTACAATCTGGATCATTTTAATCGTCTTTCCACAGTGGAAGAAGAACTGGAGATTGTGGCCAAATATATCTATATTCAGCAGCATCGTTTTGGGGAGCGGATACAATATGCTGTGCGGGTCGAAGAAACGGACAGTGATTACCTGATTCCCAGCATGACTCTGCAGCCTTTAGTAGAAAACGCAATCATTCATGGGATTGAAAACTTAGAATTCGGCGGTACGATTCTGGTGGATGTTTCCTGTCGCGGCGGTTTTCTGCGCATTAGGATTTGCGATAATGGTTGTGGGATTGAGCGGGAACGTCTCAGAGAAATATGGCTTGGAAATGACGAAAAGCGGAGAGGCCATACGACGGGGATTGGTCTGTCCAACATAGCGGCTCGAATCGGCCTGTATCCGGGAGGAGTCTGCAGGCTGTATTCCAGTCCAAGGTACGGGACGATTGTGGAGATTTTAT
- a CDS encoding transposase, whose protein sequence is MKNLTNTYSNPKQAVLPLFIQDYLDICDPVLTFDRFMGEIDLEKYLKEITKHEVGRLRYNPVSMLKTILFGFMTNGYVSLRELEDSCKVNLRFIYLMDHKAPSYRTFGYFINEILSDSIEKLFCDINQKIFEKEHTDLQHLYIDGSKFEANTNKYSWVWKKATEKSRYRLFEKITSLFQEINLELQYTGIKFSINTEYSPEYLKEAASKYVEIWQLDETTFVAGKGHRKSVQQRHYEKLKL, encoded by the coding sequence ATGAAAAATCTAACTAATACTTATTCTAATCCAAAACAGGCAGTTTTGCCACTATTTATTCAAGATTATCTGGACATTTGTGATCCGGTGCTGACATTTGATCGATTTATGGGAGAAATCGATTTGGAGAAATACCTGAAGGAAATCACGAAACATGAGGTGGGAAGACTTCGGTATAACCCGGTCAGTATGCTAAAAACAATCCTGTTCGGATTTATGACAAATGGATATGTCTCTCTTCGTGAGCTGGAAGACAGCTGCAAAGTGAATCTAAGGTTCATATATCTGATGGATCATAAAGCCCCGTCCTATCGGACTTTTGGATATTTTATCAATGAGATACTCAGCGATTCTATTGAGAAACTATTCTGTGATATCAATCAAAAAATTTTTGAGAAAGAACATACGGACCTGCAACATTTATATATTGACGGTTCTAAGTTTGAAGCCAACACAAACAAGTATTCCTGGGTATGGAAGAAAGCGACTGAAAAATCCAGATACCGCCTGTTTGAGAAGATCACTTCCCTGTTTCAGGAAATTAATCTTGAGCTTCAATACACGGGGATAAAGTTCAGTATTAATACGGAATACTCGCCAGAATACTTAAAGGAAGCCGCATCGAAATACGTAGAAATCTGGCAGTTGGATGAAACAACGTTTGTCGCTGGTAAAGGACATCGAAAGTCCGTCCAGCAGCGCCATTATGAAAAACTTAAGTTATAA
- a CDS encoding helix-turn-helix domain-containing protein, giving the protein MDEVHYLISDASRKVDVEAHVLRYWEEELELGIPRNEMGHRYYTDFHIRLFKQVKNLKEKGYQLKAIKHALEQMKKDGKLEGELTDELLEQDMDAALKELKEEESTAMVAAGEGMPLSASAEEKMAQFQQMMNLIIGRALEVNNEKLSQDISCLVKERLAGELELLLKDSNQKEEERFRMLDETIRSFQKSGQEEAAAAKVPFFKRKRFGRGAKKLFHREKRS; this is encoded by the coding sequence ATGGATGAGGTACATTATCTTATATCAGATGCGTCCAGGAAGGTGGATGTGGAAGCCCATGTATTGAGGTACTGGGAGGAAGAACTGGAGCTTGGGATCCCCCGAAATGAAATGGGGCACAGGTATTATACGGATTTTCATATCCGGCTGTTTAAACAGGTGAAAAACCTGAAGGAAAAAGGATATCAGTTGAAGGCGATCAAGCATGCATTGGAGCAGATGAAAAAGGACGGAAAGCTGGAAGGAGAGCTGACTGACGAACTTTTGGAGCAGGATATGGATGCAGCTTTAAAAGAACTTAAGGAAGAGGAAAGCACAGCCATGGTTGCAGCAGGAGAAGGCATGCCTCTTTCTGCCAGCGCAGAGGAAAAAATGGCCCAGTTTCAGCAGATGATGAACCTGATCATCGGACGTGCCCTGGAAGTGAATAACGAGAAGCTGAGCCAGGATATCAGCTGTCTTGTAAAAGAGCGGCTGGCAGGCGAACTGGAGCTGCTTTTAAAGGATTCCAATCAGAAAGAAGAGGAACGGTTCCGCATGCTGGATGAAACGATCCGCTCTTTTCAGAAAAGCGGACAGGAAGAAGCGGCTGCAGCGAAAGTACCATTTTTTAAGCGGAAACGCTTTGGACGTGGTGCTAAGAAGCTTTTTCACAGGGAAAAGAGAAGTTAA
- the dnaB gene encoding replicative DNA helicase: MEETLIKRVLPHSIEAEQSVIGSMLMDREAVIAASEIITGSDFYQQQYGIMFDAMVELFNEGKPVDLVTLQDRLKEKEVPPEVSSLDFVRDIITIVPTSANVKSYAAIVSEKAVLRRLIKTTEEIANTCYAGKEPLENILADTEKSIFDLLQNKGGQEFVPIKQVAINVLEKIEDAYKNQGTVTGIPSGFIDLDYKLSGFQPSDFILIAARPSMGKTAFVLNVVDYVSVRKNLPCMVFSLEMSKEQLVNRMLSMESNVDSQKLRTGTLTDSDWDAVVEGIGIIGNSKLIIDDTPGISISELRSKCRKMKLEYGLSIVIIDYLQLMSGSRKGGNDNRQQEISDISRSLKALARELHAPVIALSQLSRACETRTDHRPMLSDLRESGAIEQDADVVMFLYRDDYYNKDTEHPNEAEVIIAKQRNGPIGTVNLIWKPEYTKFVNAVRPQGGNQEG; the protein is encoded by the coding sequence ATGGAAGAGACCCTTATTAAGCGGGTGCTTCCTCACAGTATAGAGGCGGAACAGTCTGTTATAGGTTCTATGTTAATGGACAGGGAAGCGGTAATCGCTGCATCGGAGATCATCACGGGCAGCGATTTTTATCAGCAGCAGTACGGGATCATGTTTGATGCCATGGTGGAACTGTTTAATGAAGGAAAGCCGGTAGATCTGGTAACACTTCAGGACCGCTTAAAGGAAAAAGAGGTTCCGCCGGAGGTCAGCAGCCTGGATTTTGTCCGGGATATCATTACTATTGTGCCTACATCGGCCAATGTAAAGTCCTATGCTGCTATTGTCAGTGAGAAAGCAGTCCTGCGCCGGCTTATAAAGACAACAGAAGAGATCGCGAATACCTGCTATGCGGGAAAAGAACCATTGGAAAATATTCTGGCAGATACGGAAAAGTCTATTTTTGACCTGCTGCAGAATAAGGGCGGACAGGAATTTGTGCCTATTAAGCAGGTTGCTATCAATGTACTGGAAAAAATCGAGGATGCATATAAAAACCAGGGAACCGTTACAGGTATTCCGTCCGGATTCATTGATCTGGATTACAAATTGTCCGGTTTCCAGCCTTCAGATTTTATTTTGATCGCAGCACGTCCGTCTATGGGTAAAACGGCCTTTGTCTTAAATGTAGTTGACTATGTTTCTGTGCGTAAGAACCTGCCATGTATGGTATTCAGCCTGGAAATGTCAAAGGAGCAGCTGGTAAACCGTATGCTTTCCATGGAGTCAAATGTAGACTCGCAGAAGCTGCGAACAGGTACTCTGACAGATTCTGACTGGGATGCAGTTGTGGAAGGTATTGGTATTATCGGTAATTCCAAGCTGATCATTGATGACACGCCAGGTATCTCTATTTCTGAGCTGCGCTCCAAGTGCAGGAAAATGAAGCTGGAATATGGCTTAAGTATTGTTATCATCGACTACTTACAGCTGATGAGCGGAAGCCGTAAAGGGGGAAATGACAACCGCCAGCAGGAAATTTCCGATATTTCCCGTTCCTTAAAAGCGTTAGCCAGAGAACTTCACGCCCCGGTCATTGCCTTATCCCAGCTGTCCCGTGCCTGCGAGACCCGTACCGACCATCGCCCTATGCTTTCTGACCTTCGAGAGTCCGGAGCCATTGAGCAGGATGCGGACGTTGTTATGTTCTTATACCGTGATGATTACTATAACAAAGATACTGAACATCCCAACGAGGCCGAAGTCATCATCGCAAAACAACGAAACGGCCCTATTGGTACTGTAAACCTGATCTGGAAGCCTGAATACACCAAGTTTGTAAATGCGGTGCGCCCTCAGGGAGGAAATCAGGAAGGATAA
- the rplI gene encoding 50S ribosomal protein L9 produces the protein MEIVLLEDVKALGKKGQVVKVNDGYARNFILPKKLGVEATSKNLNDLKLQKANDAKIAAEQLAAAKELAEKLNNASVTVSIKAGEGGRAFGAVSSKEIEKAAKDQLGLEIDKKKIVLNTPIKAIGSFEVSVKLHKEVTAKLAVKVVEA, from the coding sequence ATGGAAATCGTATTATTAGAAGATGTAAAGGCATTAGGTAAAAAAGGACAGGTTGTAAAGGTAAATGATGGTTACGCACGCAACTTTATCCTTCCAAAGAAGTTAGGCGTAGAAGCGACCTCCAAGAACTTAAACGATTTAAAGCTTCAGAAAGCAAATGATGCAAAGATCGCAGCTGAGCAGCTGGCGGCAGCCAAAGAACTGGCAGAGAAGTTAAACAATGCTTCTGTAACTGTTTCTATCAAGGCTGGTGAAGGCGGCAGGGCATTTGGTGCTGTTTCTTCTAAGGAGATCGAAAAAGCAGCTAAGGATCAGCTGGGACTGGAGATCGACAAGAAGAAGATCGTATTAAATACACCGATCAAGGCTATTGGCAGCTTTGAGGTGTCTGTAAAGCTTCACAAAGAGGTAACTGCAAAACTGGCAGTTAAGGTAGTGGAAGCATAG
- a CDS encoding DHH family phosphoesterase: MDEKRKVRGSFRIYLQWPLFLSVLMVLLTAAVGAVSLRAGIIVSFFTLIYIGIALWLYFSRRKGILGGLIAFSQAYDQSKSKFLEEMLVPYCVADITGRILWMNQEMGAILGDDKAAIRNITQMFPDITKEMLVTGGETVSIHSAFKDKKYRVDMKEIHTEETQAAASQCGLDEGNSLVTAIYLIDETQMLLYKQQINDQKLVAGLIYLDNYDEALESVEEVRRSLLTALIDRKISKYISSMNGIVKSIEKDKYFFVIKQQYIARMQEERFSILEDVKTVNIGNDMAVTLSIGIGMNGESYAQNYEYARTSIDMALGRGGDQAVVKDSDKILYYGGKAQQMEKTTRVKARVKAHALKELMDNKDRLLIMGHRMADIDAFGAAVGIYRIAMSMNKKANIVLNDVTSSVRPMMERFQNNPEYPDDMFLKGAKAAELVDAGTMLVVVDVNRPSITDEPNLLRLIRTIVVLDHHRTSSEVIDNAVLSYVEPYASSACEMVAEVLQYIADGIKVRPCEADAMYAGIVIDTQNFTNQTGVRTFEAAAFLRRSGADVTRVRKLFRENMVDYQAKAEAVRAAEVYMDAFAISVCPAEGLDSPTIIGAQAANELLEIKGIKASVVLTDYNNTIYFSARSIDEVNVQVMMEKLGGGGHRTIAGAQMQGITVEEAKERLKAVIRQMMDEGDVS, from the coding sequence ATGGATGAGAAAAGGAAGGTGCGGGGGAGCTTCCGCATTTATCTTCAGTGGCCTTTATTTTTATCGGTCCTGATGGTCCTGCTGACAGCTGCTGTGGGGGCAGTTTCATTAAGAGCAGGCATTATAGTTTCATTTTTTACTCTTATCTATATTGGAATAGCGTTATGGCTGTATTTTTCCAGGAGAAAAGGCATATTGGGGGGACTTATCGCGTTTTCCCAGGCTTATGATCAGAGCAAGAGCAAGTTTTTAGAAGAAATGCTGGTGCCTTACTGTGTGGCGGATATAACAGGCCGTATTTTGTGGATGAACCAGGAAATGGGAGCTATTCTTGGGGATGACAAGGCTGCCATCAGGAATATTACCCAGATGTTTCCGGATATTACAAAGGAAATGCTGGTTACCGGCGGCGAAACGGTAAGTATACACAGTGCATTTAAAGATAAGAAGTACCGTGTGGACATGAAAGAGATCCATACAGAAGAGACTCAGGCAGCAGCGTCTCAGTGCGGGCTGGATGAAGGCAATTCCCTGGTGACTGCTATTTATCTCATTGATGAGACCCAGATGCTTCTTTATAAACAGCAGATCAATGACCAGAAACTGGTAGCAGGTCTTATTTATCTGGATAATTATGATGAGGCATTAGAAAGCGTAGAAGAGGTACGCCGCTCCCTTCTGACTGCACTTATTGACCGAAAGATCAGCAAGTACATTTCTTCCATGAATGGTATTGTAAAGAGCATTGAGAAGGATAAATATTTCTTTGTCATCAAGCAGCAGTACATTGCCAGGATGCAGGAAGAGCGTTTCTCTATTTTGGAAGATGTAAAAACTGTAAATATTGGAAATGATATGGCAGTCACCTTAAGTATCGGTATTGGTATGAACGGTGAGAGCTATGCGCAGAATTATGAATATGCAAGAACATCTATTGACATGGCCTTAGGCCGTGGCGGAGACCAGGCGGTTGTCAAGGATTCTGATAAGATCCTCTATTACGGCGGAAAAGCCCAGCAGATGGAAAAAACCACTCGCGTAAAGGCTCGTGTAAAGGCACATGCCTTAAAGGAACTGATGGATAATAAGGACCGTCTGCTGATCATGGGACACCGGATGGCAGATATTGATGCTTTCGGTGCAGCAGTTGGTATTTACCGCATTGCCATGTCCATGAATAAAAAGGCCAATATCGTACTCAATGATGTAACCTCTTCTGTGCGTCCTATGATGGAGCGCTTCCAGAACAATCCGGAGTATCCTGATGATATGTTCCTAAAAGGCGCAAAGGCAGCAGAACTGGTGGATGCAGGAACCATGCTGGTAGTTGTGGATGTAAACCGTCCAAGTATTACTGATGAGCCTAACCTTCTGCGTCTGATCCGCACGATCGTGGTTCTGGATCATCATCGTACCAGCAGTGAAGTGATCGACAATGCAGTTCTTTCTTATGTGGAGCCATATGCTTCTTCTGCCTGCGAAATGGTTGCAGAAGTGCTTCAGTATATTGCAGATGGGATCAAGGTAAGGCCCTGCGAGGCAGATGCCATGTATGCAGGTATTGTTATTGATACCCAGAATTTTACCAACCAGACCGGTGTACGTACCTTTGAGGCTGCAGCATTCCTTAGAAGAAGCGGTGCTGATGTTACAAGAGTGCGCAAGCTGTTCCGTGAAAATATGGTAGATTATCAGGCGAAGGCAGAGGCAGTAAGGGCGGCAGAGGTTTATATGGACGCATTTGCCATCAGTGTATGCCCGGCAGAAGGTCTGGACAGCCCGACCATTATTGGTGCCCAGGCAGCGAATGAGCTTCTTGAGATCAAGGGGATCAAGGCTTCTGTGGTACTTACAGACTATAACAATACTATTTATTTCAGCGCCAGATCCATTGATGAAGTTAATGTTCAGGTTATGATGGAAAAACTGGGCGGTGGCGGTCACAGGACCATTGCAGGTGCCCAGATGCAGGGCATTACAGTTGAAGAGGCCAAGGAACGCTTAAAAGCTGTCATCCGTCAGATGATGGATGAGGGAGATGTATCGTAG